Proteins encoded by one window of Enterobacter hormaechei subsp. xiangfangensis:
- the rplT gene encoding 50S ribosomal protein L20 — MARVKRGVIARARHKKILKQAKGYYGARSRVYRVAFQAVIKAGQYAYRDRRQRKRQFRQLWIARINAAARQNGISYSKFINGLKKASVEIDRKILADIAVFDKVAFTALVEKAKAALA, encoded by the coding sequence ATGGCTCGCGTAAAACGTGGTGTAATTGCACGTGCACGTCACAAGAAAATTTTGAAACAAGCTAAAGGCTACTACGGTGCGCGTTCACGCGTATACCGCGTTGCCTTCCAGGCTGTTATCAAAGCAGGTCAGTACGCTTACCGTGACCGTCGTCAGCGTAAGCGTCAGTTCCGTCAACTGTGGATTGCGCGTATCAACGCAGCAGCACGTCAGAACGGTATTTCTTACAGCAAATTCATCAATGGCCTGAAAAAAGCCTCTGTTGAAATCGACCGTAAGATCCTGGCTGACATCGCAGTATTCGACAAAGTAGCGTTCACCGCTCTGGTCGAAAAAGCGAAAGCAGCACTGGCATAA
- the thrS gene encoding threonine--tRNA ligase, whose translation MPVITLPDGSQRHFDHAVSPMDVALDIGPGLAKATIAGRVNGELVDASDLIESDATLAIITAKDEEGLEIIRHSCAHLLGHAIKQLWPNTKMAIGPVIDNGFYYDVDLDHTLTQEDIDALEKRMHELAETNYDVIKKKVSWHEARETFVKRGESYKVSILDENIAHDDKPGLYHHQEYVDMCRGPHVPNMRFCHHFKLMKIAGAYWRGDSNNKMLQRIYGTAWADKKALNAYLQRLEEAAKRDHRKIGKQLDLYHMQEEAPGMVFWHNDGWTIFRELETFVRSKLKEYQYQEVKGPFMMDRVLWEKTGHWDNYKDAMFTTSSENREYCIKPMNCPGHVQIFNQGLKSYRDLPLRMAEFGSCHRNEPSGALHGLMRVRGFTQDDAHIFCTEDQVREEVNACIRMVYDMYSTFGFEKIVVKLSTRPEKRIGSDETWDRAEADLAVALEENGIPFEYQLGEGAFYGPKIEFTLYDCLDRAWQCGTVQLDFSLPQRLSASYVGEDNERQVPVMIHRAILGSLERFIGILTEEFAGFFPAWLAPVQVVVMNITDSQADYVKELTQKLQNAGIRVKADLRNEKIGFKIREHTLRRVPYMLVCGDKEVEAGKVAVRTRRGKDLGSLDVSEVIEKLQQEIRSRSLQQLEE comes from the coding sequence ATGCCTGTAATTACTCTTCCTGATGGCAGCCAACGCCATTTCGACCACGCTGTTAGCCCAATGGATGTTGCCCTGGATATCGGTCCTGGACTTGCAAAAGCAACCATTGCAGGCCGCGTAAACGGCGAGCTGGTAGACGCGTCCGATCTGATTGAAAGCGATGCAACGCTTGCGATCATCACCGCGAAAGACGAAGAAGGTCTGGAGATCATTCGTCACTCCTGCGCGCACCTGTTAGGCCATGCTATCAAGCAGCTGTGGCCAAACACCAAAATGGCGATCGGCCCGGTTATCGACAACGGTTTCTACTACGACGTTGACCTTGACCACACCCTGACCCAGGAAGATATCGACGCGCTCGAAAAACGTATGCACGAGCTCGCCGAAACCAACTATGACGTCATTAAGAAGAAAGTCAGCTGGCACGAAGCGCGTGAAACCTTCGTGAAGCGCGGCGAGAGCTACAAAGTCTCGATTCTTGATGAAAACATCGCTCATGATGACAAGCCAGGCTTGTACCATCACCAGGAATACGTCGACATGTGCCGTGGTCCGCACGTGCCGAATATGCGCTTCTGTCATCACTTCAAACTGATGAAAATCGCAGGCGCCTACTGGCGTGGCGATAGCAACAACAAGATGTTGCAGCGTATCTATGGTACCGCGTGGGCCGATAAGAAAGCCCTGAACGCATACCTGCAACGCCTGGAAGAGGCGGCTAAGCGTGACCACCGTAAAATCGGTAAGCAGCTTGACCTGTATCATATGCAGGAAGAAGCGCCGGGGATGGTGTTCTGGCATAACGACGGCTGGACTATCTTCCGTGAACTGGAAACGTTCGTGCGCTCCAAGCTGAAAGAGTACCAGTATCAGGAAGTGAAGGGCCCGTTCATGATGGACCGTGTGCTGTGGGAAAAAACCGGCCACTGGGACAACTACAAAGATGCGATGTTCACCACTTCGTCTGAGAACCGTGAATACTGCATCAAGCCAATGAACTGCCCGGGCCACGTTCAGATCTTCAACCAGGGTCTGAAATCCTACCGCGATCTGCCGCTGCGTATGGCGGAGTTCGGTAGCTGCCACCGTAACGAGCCATCAGGTGCGCTGCACGGTCTGATGCGTGTTCGTGGCTTTACTCAGGATGATGCGCATATCTTCTGTACTGAAGATCAGGTCCGTGAAGAAGTTAACGCCTGTATTCGTATGGTCTACGATATGTACAGCACCTTTGGCTTCGAGAAGATCGTGGTCAAACTCTCAACGCGTCCGGAAAAACGTATCGGCAGCGATGAGACATGGGATCGCGCAGAGGCGGATCTCGCCGTAGCGCTGGAAGAGAACGGTATTCCGTTCGAATACCAGCTGGGCGAGGGCGCATTCTACGGTCCGAAAATTGAATTTACCCTGTATGACTGCCTCGATCGCGCATGGCAGTGCGGAACGGTACAGCTGGACTTCTCCCTGCCGCAGCGTTTAAGCGCCTCTTATGTTGGCGAAGACAACGAGCGTCAGGTGCCGGTTATGATTCACCGTGCGATTCTCGGTTCACTGGAGCGCTTCATCGGCATCCTGACCGAAGAGTTCGCAGGCTTCTTCCCAGCCTGGCTTGCGCCAGTGCAGGTCGTGGTGATGAACATTACCGATTCTCAGGCGGATTACGTTAAAGAATTGACGCAGAAACTACAAAATGCGGGCATTCGCGTAAAAGCAGACTTGAGAAATGAGAAGATTGGCTTTAAAATCCGCGAGCACACTTTACGTCGTGTCCCGTATATGTTGGTCTGTGGTGATAAAGAGGTGGAAGCAGGCAAAGTTGCCGTTCGCACCCGCCGTGGTAAAGACCTGGGGAGCCTGGACGTAAGTGAAGTGATTGAGAAGCTGCAACAAGAGATTCGCAGCCGCAGTCTTCAACAACTGGAGGAATAA
- the yncL gene encoding stress response membrane protein YncL: protein MNVSSRTVVILNLLSAAGLVLILADRFHWF, encoded by the coding sequence ATGAACGTATCGAGTAGAACCGTTGTGATATTAAATCTACTTTCCGCTGCTGGCCTGGTATTGATTCTGGCTGACAGATTCCATTGGTTTTAA
- the hxpB gene encoding hexitol phosphatase HxpB produces the protein MSTPRKILAAIFDMDGLMIDSEPLWDRAELDVMASLGVDISRRNELPDTLGLRIDMVVDLWYAHQPWVGPDRDEVTARIINRAISLVEEYKPLLPGVRDAIALCKAQGLKVGLASASPLHILEKVLTMFGLRDSFDALASAEKLPYSKPHPQVYMDCAAKLGLDPLTCVALEDSVNGMVASKAARMRSIVVPAEEGRHDPRFALADVRLTSLEELTARHLRGE, from the coding sequence ATGTCGACACCGCGCAAGATACTTGCCGCTATTTTTGACATGGATGGATTGATGATTGATTCCGAACCCCTGTGGGATCGGGCTGAACTGGACGTGATGGCCAGCCTCGGCGTCGATATCAGTCGTCGTAACGAGCTTCCCGATACCCTGGGGCTGCGCATCGATATGGTGGTTGACCTTTGGTATGCCCACCAGCCATGGGTTGGCCCGGATCGCGACGAAGTTACGGCGCGCATTATCAACCGCGCCATCTCCCTCGTAGAAGAGTATAAGCCTCTGTTACCGGGCGTACGCGACGCTATCGCCCTGTGCAAGGCGCAAGGGCTGAAAGTGGGGCTGGCCTCCGCCTCACCGCTGCATATCCTGGAAAAAGTGCTGACGATGTTCGGGCTGCGCGACAGCTTCGACGCGCTGGCCTCGGCCGAAAAGCTTCCGTACAGCAAGCCACATCCGCAGGTGTATATGGACTGCGCCGCGAAACTGGGGCTGGATCCGCTTACCTGTGTGGCGCTGGAAGATTCGGTTAACGGCATGGTGGCGTCCAAAGCCGCACGTATGCGCTCCATCGTTGTGCCGGCTGAAGAAGGCCGACACGATCCCCGTTTTGCCCTGGCGGATGTCAGGCTGACGTCTCTTGAAGAATTGACTGCCCGCCATCTGCGTGGGGAGTAA
- a CDS encoding metal-dependent hydrolase — translation MTAEGHLLFSLACAVFAKNAELTPVLAQGDWWHIVPSAVLTCLLPDIDHPKSFLGQRLKWISKPIARAFGHRGFTHSLLAVFGLLTLFYLKVPESWIVPADAIQGMVLGYLSHILADMLTPAGVPLLWPCRWRFRLPILVPQKGNQLERVLCMALFAYAVWMPQTLPENGAVRWSSQMINSLQFQFNRFINHQIEH, via the coding sequence ATGACGGCGGAAGGCCACCTGCTTTTTTCACTTGCCTGTGCAGTGTTTGCCAAAAACGCTGAACTGACCCCTGTGCTGGCACAGGGGGACTGGTGGCATATTGTCCCTTCCGCCGTACTTACCTGCCTGCTGCCGGACATAGATCATCCAAAGTCATTCCTTGGCCAGCGGCTAAAGTGGATTTCAAAGCCCATCGCCAGAGCCTTTGGTCATCGCGGGTTTACCCACAGCCTGCTGGCCGTATTTGGCCTGCTTACACTCTTCTATTTAAAGGTTCCGGAGAGCTGGATCGTCCCGGCGGATGCCATTCAGGGCATGGTGCTTGGCTACTTAAGCCATATCCTCGCCGATATGCTGACGCCAGCGGGCGTACCGCTGCTCTGGCCCTGCCGCTGGCGTTTCCGCCTGCCAATCCTCGTGCCGCAAAAAGGCAACCAGCTGGAGCGCGTTCTGTGCATGGCGCTGTTTGCGTATGCCGTCTGGATGCCGCAGACATTGCCCGAAAATGGTGCAGTGCGCTGGTCATCGCAGATGATCAACTCGCTGCAATTTCAGTTCAATCGTTTTATTAATCACCAGATTGAACATTAA
- the infC gene encoding translation initiation factor IF-3, producing MKGGKRVQTARPNRINGEIRAQEVRLTGLEGEQLGIVSLREAIEKAEEAGVDLVEISPNAEPPVCRIMDYGKFLYEKSKSSKEQKKKQKVIQVKEIKFRPGTDDGDYQVKLRSLIRFLEDGDKAKITLRFRGREMAHQQIGMEVLNRVRDDLSELAVVESFPTKIEGRQMIMVLAPKKKQ from the coding sequence ATTAAAGGCGGAAAACGAGTTCAAACGGCACGTCCGAATCGTATCAATGGCGAGATTCGCGCCCAGGAAGTTCGCTTAACAGGTCTGGAAGGCGAGCAGCTGGGGATTGTGAGTCTGAGAGAAGCGATCGAAAAGGCTGAAGAAGCTGGAGTAGATTTAGTTGAAATCAGCCCTAACGCCGAACCGCCAGTTTGTCGTATCATGGACTACGGCAAGTTCCTTTATGAAAAGAGTAAGTCTTCTAAGGAACAGAAGAAGAAGCAAAAAGTTATCCAGGTTAAGGAAATCAAATTCCGTCCTGGTACCGACGATGGCGATTATCAGGTAAAACTCCGCAGCCTGATTCGCTTTCTGGAAGATGGCGATAAGGCCAAGATCACGCTGCGTTTCCGCGGTCGTGAGATGGCCCACCAACAGATTGGTATGGAAGTGCTTAACCGCGTCCGTGACGATCTGAGTGAACTGGCAGTAGTCGAATCCTTCCCTACGAAGATCGAAGGCCGCCAGATGATCATGGTGCTCGCTCCTAAGAAGAAACAGTAA
- a CDS encoding DUF481 domain-containing protein, with protein sequence MKLLKTVPAALMLAGGVFASLNATADDTVFTVMDDPSTAKKPFEGNVNAGYLAQSGNTKSSSLTADSTLTWYGNTTAWSLWGNASNTSANDQRSSEKYAVGGRSRYNMTDYDYLFGQASWLTDRYNGYRQRDVVTAGYGRQFLNGPVHSLRFEFGPGVRYDEYTNGEDETQPLGYASGTYAWQMTDNAKFTQGVSVFGAEDTTLNSESALNVAINEHFGLKVAYNVTWNSSPPDSAPEHTDRRTTISLGYKM encoded by the coding sequence ATGAAGCTTTTGAAGACAGTACCCGCAGCACTGATGCTGGCGGGTGGCGTATTTGCGTCACTGAATGCAACCGCCGATGATACCGTTTTTACTGTCATGGACGATCCCTCCACTGCCAAAAAACCCTTTGAAGGTAACGTGAATGCCGGGTATCTGGCGCAATCCGGTAACACGAAAAGTTCCTCCCTGACCGCAGACAGCACCCTGACCTGGTACGGCAACACCACGGCCTGGTCGCTGTGGGGAAATGCCAGCAACACCTCTGCTAACGATCAACGCTCATCGGAGAAATACGCGGTAGGCGGACGTAGCCGATACAACATGACCGATTATGACTACCTGTTCGGGCAGGCGAGTTGGCTGACTGACCGCTACAACGGCTATCGCCAGCGTGATGTCGTAACTGCGGGTTATGGTCGTCAGTTCCTCAATGGGCCGGTGCACAGCCTGCGTTTTGAATTCGGTCCGGGTGTCCGTTACGACGAGTACACCAACGGCGAAGATGAAACCCAGCCGCTGGGTTATGCATCGGGCACCTATGCATGGCAGATGACCGACAACGCAAAATTCACCCAGGGTGTGTCGGTGTTTGGTGCTGAAGATACAACGCTGAACTCAGAAAGTGCGTTGAACGTGGCGATCAATGAACACTTTGGACTCAAGGTGGCGTACAACGTAACCTGGAACTCATCCCCACCTGATTCTGCACCGGAACATACCGATCGCCGAACCACGATTTCATTAGGTTATAAAATGTAA
- the kduD gene encoding 2-dehydro-3-deoxy-D-gluconate 5-dehydrogenase KduD, producing the protein MILDAFTLAGKVAMVTGCDTGLGQGMAIALAEAGCDIVGVNRKVPDETAARVTALGRRFIAIRADLGKQESIQSVVDTAVAEMGRIDILVNNAGTIRRADALEFSEKDWDEVIDLNLKSVFFLSQAVAKQFIAQGQGGKIINIASMLSFQGGIRVPSYTASKSGVLGLTRLLANEWAPLGINVNAIAPGYMATNNTRQLRDDEQRSQAILDRIPAGRWGLPEDLQGPVVFLASRASDYVNGHTLAVDGGWLAR; encoded by the coding sequence ATGATACTGGATGCTTTTACTCTGGCAGGAAAAGTGGCGATGGTGACCGGGTGCGATACCGGTCTGGGGCAAGGCATGGCCATTGCCCTCGCCGAAGCAGGATGCGATATCGTGGGGGTTAACCGCAAGGTTCCTGACGAAACGGCAGCGCGCGTTACGGCGCTGGGACGACGCTTTATCGCGATTCGCGCCGATCTTGGCAAGCAGGAGAGTATTCAGAGCGTGGTGGATACCGCAGTCGCTGAGATGGGCCGCATCGATATTCTGGTTAACAATGCCGGCACCATCCGCCGTGCCGATGCGCTGGAATTTAGTGAGAAGGACTGGGACGAGGTCATCGATCTCAATCTGAAATCAGTCTTTTTCCTCTCTCAGGCAGTGGCGAAACAGTTTATCGCGCAGGGTCAGGGCGGCAAGATCATTAACATTGCTTCCATGCTCTCCTTCCAGGGCGGCATCCGGGTGCCCTCCTATACGGCGTCCAAAAGCGGCGTGCTGGGCCTCACCCGCCTGCTGGCGAACGAATGGGCGCCGCTAGGTATTAACGTGAACGCTATCGCGCCAGGTTATATGGCGACCAATAACACCCGGCAGCTTCGCGATGATGAGCAGCGCAGCCAGGCGATCCTCGACCGGATTCCGGCGGGCCGCTGGGGTCTCCCGGAGGATTTACAGGGTCCGGTGGTGTTTCTGGCTTCAAGAGCATCTGATTACGTTAACGGTCATACTCTCGCCGTAGACGGTGGCTGGCTGGCGCGCTAA
- the pfkB gene encoding 6-phosphofructokinase II encodes MASIYTLTLSPSLDSATMTPQIYPEGKLRCSAPVFEPGGGGINVARAITHLGGKATAIFPAGGATGEHLVALLADEQVAVDTVDAKDWTRQNLHVHVESSGEQYRFVMPGAKLTDDEFRQLEEKVLTIESGSLLVISGSLPPGVKTEKLTALVQAALQRGIRCIVDSSGEALKAALEPGQLELVKPNQKELSALVNRELSQPDDVRTAAEELVRTGKAHRVVVSLGPQGALAVDKTGFVQVVPPPMKSQSTVGAGDSMVGAMVLKLAQGASLLEMARYGVAAGSAATINQGTRLCSLADTQKIVDYLERS; translated from the coding sequence ATGGCTTCGATTTATACGCTGACACTCTCCCCTTCCCTCGACTCCGCGACAATGACGCCGCAAATCTACCCGGAAGGTAAGCTGCGCTGTAGCGCGCCGGTGTTTGAGCCGGGCGGCGGCGGCATCAACGTGGCGCGCGCTATTACCCATCTCGGCGGAAAAGCCACCGCCATCTTCCCCGCTGGCGGCGCCACGGGAGAACATCTGGTGGCGTTGCTGGCAGATGAACAGGTGGCCGTAGACACCGTCGACGCTAAAGACTGGACCCGGCAGAACCTGCATGTCCATGTTGAATCCAGCGGCGAGCAATATCGCTTTGTGATGCCGGGGGCGAAATTGACCGATGATGAGTTTCGTCAACTGGAAGAGAAAGTGCTGACCATTGAAAGCGGCTCATTACTGGTGATCAGCGGTAGCCTGCCGCCGGGCGTCAAAACAGAGAAACTGACGGCGCTGGTTCAGGCGGCGCTCCAGCGCGGCATCCGCTGCATTGTCGATAGCTCGGGCGAAGCCCTGAAGGCGGCGTTAGAACCCGGACAACTTGAACTCGTTAAACCTAACCAGAAAGAGCTCAGTGCCCTGGTTAATCGAGAACTCAGCCAGCCTGATGACGTTCGTACTGCCGCAGAAGAGCTGGTACGTACGGGCAAAGCACATCGCGTTGTTGTTTCTCTCGGTCCTCAGGGTGCGCTGGCCGTCGATAAGACGGGCTTTGTGCAGGTTGTGCCACCGCCGATGAAAAGCCAGAGCACCGTGGGTGCCGGTGACAGTATGGTTGGCGCGATGGTGCTGAAGCTGGCGCAGGGCGCTTCGCTTCTGGAGATGGCACGCTATGGCGTCGCGGCAGGGAGTGCAGCCACCATAAACCAGGGAACGCGTCTGTGTTCGCTTGCGGATACCCAGAAAATTGTCGATTACCTCGAGAGAAGCTGA
- a CDS encoding YniB family protein → MTYQQAGRIAVLKRVAGWVIFIPALISTLISVLKFMYDHSEKQPGINAVMLDFAHVMIEMMRFNTPFLNVFWFNSPTPDFHHQLNVGFWIIYALIFIAMALQASGARMSRQTRFLREGVEDQLILEKAKGPDGMSREQIESRIVVPRHTIFVQFFPLYILPVIIIVAGYFFFTLLGFL, encoded by the coding sequence ATGACGTATCAACAAGCTGGACGCATCGCGGTCTTAAAACGTGTTGCTGGTTGGGTTATTTTTATTCCCGCCCTGATTTCAACGCTGATCTCCGTACTCAAATTTATGTACGATCACAGCGAAAAACAGCCGGGCATCAATGCCGTTATGCTTGATTTTGCCCACGTCATGATTGAGATGATGCGGTTTAACACCCCGTTCCTGAACGTCTTCTGGTTCAACTCGCCCACGCCGGATTTTCACCACCAGCTGAATGTCGGTTTCTGGATAATCTATGCGTTGATATTTATCGCGATGGCGTTGCAGGCCTCCGGCGCGCGCATGAGTCGCCAGACCCGCTTTTTACGCGAAGGGGTGGAAGATCAGCTGATACTTGAGAAGGCGAAAGGCCCTGACGGGATGAGCCGCGAGCAGATCGAATCGCGCATTGTCGTTCCGCGTCATACCATTTTTGTGCAGTTTTTCCCGCTCTACATCCTGCCGGTCATCATCATTGTGGCCGGGTATTTCTTCTTTACGCTGCTTGGCTTCCTGTAA
- the pheS gene encoding phenylalanine--tRNA ligase subunit alpha: MSHLAELVASATAAINQASDVAALDNVRVEYLGKKGHLTLQMTTLRELPAEERPAAGAVINEAKEQVQQALNARKAELESAVLNARLAAETIDVSLPGRRIENGGLHPVTRTIDRIESFFGELGFTVATGPEIEDDYHNFDALNIPGHHPARADHDTFWFDATRLLRTQTSGVQIRTMKEQEPPIRIIAPGRVYRNDYDQTHTPMFHQMEGLIVDKNISFTNLKGTLHDFLNNFFEEDLQVRFRPSYFPFTEPSAEVDVMGKNGKWLEVLGCGMVHPNVLRNVGIDPEVYSGFAFGMGMERLTMLRYGVTDLRAFFENDLRFLKQFK; the protein is encoded by the coding sequence ATGTCACATCTCGCAGAGCTGGTTGCCAGTGCAACGGCCGCCATTAACCAGGCCTCAGATGTTGCCGCGTTAGACAATGTCCGCGTCGAATATCTGGGCAAGAAAGGGCATTTGACCCTTCAGATGACTACCCTGCGTGAACTGCCAGCAGAGGAGCGCCCGGCAGCCGGTGCAGTGATTAACGAAGCCAAAGAGCAGGTACAGCAGGCGCTGAACGCGCGTAAAGCCGAGCTGGAAAGCGCAGTACTGAATGCGCGTCTGGCGGCAGAAACGATTGACGTTTCTCTGCCGGGTCGTCGTATCGAAAACGGCGGTCTGCATCCGGTTACCCGTACTATCGATCGTATTGAAAGTTTCTTCGGTGAGCTCGGCTTTACCGTGGCGACTGGCCCGGAAATTGAAGATGATTACCATAACTTCGATGCCCTCAACATTCCTGGCCATCATCCGGCACGTGCTGACCACGACACTTTCTGGTTTGACGCTACCCGTCTGCTGCGTACCCAGACTTCCGGCGTTCAGATCCGTACCATGAAGGAACAGGAACCGCCTATCCGCATCATCGCGCCGGGTCGCGTATACCGTAACGACTACGATCAGACCCACACCCCAATGTTCCACCAGATGGAAGGTCTGATTGTTGATAAAAACATCAGCTTCACCAACCTGAAAGGCACGCTGCACGATTTCCTGAACAACTTTTTTGAGGAAGATTTGCAGGTTCGCTTCCGTCCGTCCTACTTCCCGTTCACCGAACCGTCTGCGGAAGTTGACGTGATGGGTAAAAACGGTAAATGGCTGGAAGTGCTGGGCTGCGGCATGGTGCATCCAAACGTGCTGCGCAACGTGGGTATCGATCCAGAAGTGTATTCCGGCTTTGCGTTCGGTATGGGCATGGAGCGTCTGACCATGCTGCGCTACGGCGTAACCGATTTACGTGCGTTCTTCGAAAACGATCTGCGTTTCCTCAAACAGTTTAAATAA
- a CDS encoding fructosamine kinase family protein — translation MWQAISHLLSEQLGEGEIELRNELPGGEIHAAWHLRYAGRDLFVKCDERELLPIFTAEADQLELLSRSKTVTVPQVLAVGSDRDYSFLVMNYLPARPLDAHNAFILGQQIARLHQWSDQPQFGLDFDNDLSTTPQPNAWQRRWSTFFAEQRIGWQLELAAEKGLAFGNIDAIVEHIQQRLASHQPQASLLHGDLWSNNCALGPDGPYIYDPACYWGDRECDLAMLPLHPEQPPQIYDGYQSVSPLPAGFLDRQPVYQLYTLLNRAILFGGSHLVNAQRALDRILAA, via the coding sequence ATGTGGCAGGCTATCAGTCATCTTTTAAGTGAGCAGCTGGGTGAAGGTGAAATTGAACTGCGTAACGAACTGCCAGGCGGAGAGATCCATGCCGCATGGCATTTACGTTACGCCGGGCGCGATCTTTTCGTTAAATGTGATGAGCGCGAATTGCTACCCATTTTTACTGCCGAAGCCGATCAGCTTGAGCTGTTATCGCGCAGTAAAACAGTCACCGTTCCGCAGGTTTTAGCCGTCGGCAGCGATCGTGACTATAGCTTTCTGGTGATGAACTATCTTCCCGCGCGTCCTCTGGATGCGCACAACGCCTTTATTCTCGGGCAACAGATCGCCCGTTTGCACCAGTGGAGCGATCAACCTCAGTTTGGGCTCGATTTCGATAACGACCTCTCCACCACCCCACAGCCAAACGCATGGCAGCGCCGCTGGTCGACTTTTTTCGCCGAACAGCGCATCGGCTGGCAGCTGGAGCTGGCCGCTGAAAAGGGATTAGCGTTCGGCAACATCGACGCGATTGTTGAACATATTCAGCAGCGTCTGGCTTCGCATCAGCCTCAGGCTTCCCTTCTGCACGGTGATTTATGGTCAAACAACTGCGCGCTTGGGCCTGATGGTCCCTATATATATGACCCGGCCTGCTACTGGGGCGACAGAGAGTGTGACCTCGCGATGCTGCCGTTGCACCCTGAACAGCCGCCGCAAATTTATGATGGCTATCAGTCTGTCTCGCCGTTACCTGCGGGTTTCCTTGATCGTCAGCCGGTTTATCAGCTGTACACCTTGCTAAACCGGGCTATTTTGTTTGGCGGGAGTCATCTGGTAAATGCCCAGCGGGCGCTGGACCGTATTCTGGCGGCATAG
- the rpmI gene encoding 50S ribosomal protein L35, producing MPKIKTVRGAAKRFKKTGKGGFKHKHANLRHILTKKATKRKRHLRPKAMVSKGDLGLVIACLPYA from the coding sequence ATGCCAAAAATTAAGACCGTACGCGGTGCTGCTAAGCGCTTCAAAAAAACCGGTAAAGGTGGTTTTAAGCACAAGCACGCTAACCTGCGTCACATTCTGACTAAGAAAGCTACCAAGCGTAAACGTCACCTGCGTCCAAAAGCCATGGTTTCTAAAGGCGATCTGGGCCTGGTCATCGCGTGCCTGCCGTACGCATAA
- the ghoS gene encoding type V toxin-antitoxin system endoribonuclease antitoxin GhoS has translation MSSGDITRYVVTVNIHEASLTELNELNNAFTRANFLLTLTDDEGNIHDLGSLAFGLISPLSQEEVKALASSLVESVTDKATEIDVDSWENWHKKEQ, from the coding sequence ATGAGCAGTGGTGATATCACCCGCTACGTCGTAACCGTGAATATTCATGAGGCGTCGCTGACCGAACTGAATGAACTCAACAACGCGTTCACGCGCGCCAATTTTCTGCTTACGCTGACGGACGATGAGGGCAATATTCACGATCTCGGCTCACTGGCATTTGGCCTGATAAGCCCGCTGAGTCAGGAAGAGGTGAAGGCGCTGGCCAGTAGCCTGGTGGAAAGCGTGACTGACAAAGCCACGGAAATTGATGTGGATAGCTGGGAAAACTGGCATAAAAAAGAACAATAA
- the yniD gene encoding small membrane protein YniD: MPTKRFAVKHWKMVVVLIAICGAMLLLRWAAMIWG; this comes from the coding sequence ATGCCAACAAAAAGATTTGCCGTGAAGCACTGGAAAATGGTCGTGGTGTTAATTGCTATTTGCGGCGCGATGTTGCTGCTGCGCTGGGCCGCTATGATCTGGGGCTGA
- the pheM gene encoding pheST operon leader peptide PheM, whose product MNAAIFRFFFYFST is encoded by the coding sequence ATGAATGCTGCTATTTTCCGCTTCTTCTTTTACTTTAGCACCTGA